One stretch of Methanophagales archaeon DNA includes these proteins:
- a CDS encoding preprotein translocase subunit Sec61beta, giving the protein MVKGKSTKKTKKEERRRGRTEERGLMSSAGLMRYYDVEESAIKVSPKAILLAGILLGVVVLGLEIFFGVWPH; this is encoded by the coding sequence ATGGTAAAGGGAAAAAGTACGAAGAAGACAAAGAAAGAGGAGAGGAGGCGTGGCAGGACTGAAGAGCGAGGGCTCATGTCCTCTGCGGGCTTGATGCGATATTATGATGTGGAGGAATCAGCCATAAAAGTCTCGCCAAAGGCTATTCTATTGGCTGGCATTCTCCTGGGTGTCGTTGTACTGGGTCTGGAGATATTCTTCGGGGTCTGGCCACACTGA
- the moaC gene encoding cyclic pyranopterin monophosphate synthase MoaC, whose product MQRMVDISDKGETVRIAVASGRIRLKEGTIVKLKNKEIKKGDALACAEVAAILAVKNTPDVIPMCHPVSIDAVEVEPSIEEDGVRVTVTVKSVGRTGVEMDALYGLSVALLTIWDMVKSEEKDETGNYPHTCIEEIMVEKKEKQLLDDIHP is encoded by the coding sequence ATGCAACGCATGGTGGATATAAGCGATAAGGGGGAGACAGTCCGGATTGCAGTAGCGTCAGGTAGGATAAGATTAAAAGAGGGTACAATTGTGAAGCTGAAGAATAAAGAGATAAAGAAAGGGGATGCACTCGCCTGTGCTGAGGTGGCAGCGATTCTCGCAGTGAAGAATACGCCGGATGTGATCCCCATGTGTCATCCTGTGAGTATAGATGCGGTAGAGGTTGAACCATCAATAGAAGAAGATGGGGTAAGAGTAACGGTAACAGTGAAATCGGTTGGCAGGACGGGTGTGGAGATGGATGCACTGTATGGGCTATCGGTAGCTCTACTTACTATCTGGGATATGGTGAAATCAGAGGAGAAGGACGAGACCGGTAATTATCCCCATACCTGTATAGAAGAGATAATGGTGGAGAAGAAAGAGAAGCAATTACTGGATGACATCCACCCATAA
- a CDS encoding prefoldin subunit alpha — MEERVSGEREKEKEKERESEVQSLVLRLRQYQAQAETTSQELVMVQQAIAEHDKAIETIKHLKGLKPGDELIVPIGANSSVYVTLSTTDRIIVRIGGGVSAEKDPDSSIQFLEEKKRELEDSQRQMTALLQKIEQEAQKLQTRLQELVSKTGAPK; from the coding sequence ATGGAAGAGAGAGTAAGCGGGGAGAGGGAGAAGGAGAAAGAAAAAGAGAGAGAATCAGAAGTGCAGTCTCTGGTGCTGAGATTACGGCAGTACCAGGCACAGGCGGAGACGACTTCTCAGGAGCTGGTTATGGTTCAGCAGGCGATAGCCGAACATGATAAAGCGATAGAGACGATAAAGCATTTGAAGGGTTTGAAACCGGGTGATGAACTGATAGTACCGATAGGTGCCAATTCCTCTGTTTATGTCACTCTTAGCACTACTGACAGGATAATAGTGCGGATAGGAGGAGGAGTGAGTGCGGAGAAAGACCCTGATTCCTCTATACAGTTCCTGGAAGAGAAGAAGAGGGAATTGGAAGATTCACAGCGTCAAATGACAGCATTACTGCAGAAGATAGAGCAGGAAGCACAGAAATTACAGACGCGATTGCAGGAGCTCGTTTCTAAGACCGGTGCACCGAAATAA
- a CDS encoding DUF126 domain-containing protein, translating into MKGKRIKGRSVSKGIAKGRALVSRQRISFLGAVDPVTGIFVDRSLDVYGQEVSNRVLIFPGGKGSTVGSYVIYQLKMHAKSPLAMIVTHHADTIVAVGAIIAEIPTVDSPERDLMKLIKDDEEVLVNGTEGYIEIEP; encoded by the coding sequence ATGAAGGGGAAGAGGATAAAAGGCAGGAGTGTATCAAAAGGGATAGCGAAGGGACGAGCTCTGGTCTCCCGGCAGCGAATCTCGTTCCTTGGTGCCGTGGATCCTGTAACAGGTATCTTTGTTGATAGATCACTGGATGTATATGGACAGGAGGTATCAAATCGCGTGCTGATATTTCCGGGTGGTAAAGGCTCAACTGTGGGCTCATACGTGATATATCAGCTGAAAATGCATGCAAAGAGTCCTCTGGCTATGATTGTCACGCATCATGCGGATACGATAGTGGCGGTAGGTGCGATTATAGCAGAGATACCAACCGTTGATTCTCCTGAGAGAGATCTCATGAAGCTGATAAAAGACGATGAGGAGGTCCTGGTGAATGGGACGGAGGGATACATTGAGATTGAACCATGA
- the twy1 gene encoding 4-demethylwyosine synthase TYW1 translates to MGRRDTLRLNHDEAPMRRLERQGYHFVGAHRHSAVKTCLWLRKSLRGEGNCYKGKFYGISAHRCVQMTPSIFCNQRCVHCWRPLEAFNLKGNEKEERVIWDSPDEIVDGCIREQRRLISGFKGSSRTDPGIFAEANQPGHAAISLIGEPTLYPYLEELIEEFHAHGMTTFVVTNGTNPEVIRAIRPTQLYISLNAPEESIYKKIAHADYWDCIIQSLEELRNKRVRTVVRITCIEGLNMENPEGYAALLQMAKPDFIEVKAYMHIGYSRMRLPRAAMPTASRVRDFATEITAYLAESEYRVVAESEISRVVLISCRDRSYFPLHDLSHTEG, encoded by the coding sequence ATGGGACGGAGGGATACATTGAGATTGAACCATGATGAAGCGCCGATGAGGAGATTGGAGCGGCAAGGTTATCACTTCGTTGGTGCGCACAGGCATAGTGCAGTAAAGACCTGTCTCTGGCTACGTAAATCGCTGAGAGGCGAGGGAAACTGCTATAAAGGTAAGTTCTATGGCATCAGTGCACATAGATGTGTTCAGATGACTCCCTCGATTTTCTGTAATCAACGCTGCGTCCATTGCTGGCGTCCCCTTGAAGCGTTCAACCTGAAGGGGAATGAAAAGGAGGAAAGGGTCATCTGGGACTCACCTGATGAGATTGTAGATGGGTGTATAAGAGAGCAAAGGAGGCTGATATCGGGGTTCAAGGGCTCTTCCAGGACGGACCCGGGCATTTTTGCTGAGGCTAACCAGCCAGGACACGCTGCTATATCGCTCATTGGCGAGCCTACACTGTATCCTTATCTGGAGGAGCTCATAGAAGAGTTCCATGCGCATGGGATGACCACCTTTGTGGTGACCAATGGCACGAATCCCGAGGTGATACGAGCGATAAGACCCACGCAATTGTATATCTCACTGAATGCCCCGGAAGAGAGCATTTACAAAAAAATCGCTCATGCTGATTACTGGGATTGTATAATACAGTCTCTGGAAGAGCTGCGCAACAAGAGAGTGCGAACAGTGGTAAGAATCACATGTATAGAGGGTTTAAATATGGAGAATCCAGAAGGTTATGCTGCTCTACTCCAGATGGCGAAGCCTGACTTCATCGAGGTGAAGGCGTATATGCATATAGGATACTCAAGGATGCGTTTGCCACGGGCTGCAATGCCCACTGCATCGCGTGTGCGAGATTTTGCAACTGAGATTACAGCGTATTTAGCAGAGTCAGAGTACCGGGTAGTGGCTGAATCGGAGATAAGCCGCGTGGTACTCATCTCATGCCGGGATAGGAGTTATTTCCCACTCCATGATTTGAGTCACACTGAAGGATGA